The Edwardsiella tarda ATCC 15947 = NBRC 105688 region ATGAAAGCGAGTTGCTACAAGACTTTTTGGTCGGCCTCATCGCCGCCCCCCAGTTGGCAGCGTTTTTTGAGAAGCACCCGCGTCTGCGTCAGCTTATCGATCGGGAGTGGCCCGGTTGGCAACGACGGTTGCGTAAGCGGATCAGTGAAACCAATGTCCCCGATGACTTGGCGCAAGAGTTCACCCTATACCAACATCAGCTGCTGTTAGGCAACGGAGAGTTCTTCCGCAACTTACCCACGACACTCACCTGGCTTACCAACCAGGACTCCCCTTTTAATCACGAGGCGCGTCAACTGTGTCCACAAGGAAACTTTCCCCACAGCGACAGTTTCCATGCGCTGTTTCTACAACGCTGGCGCCTTAGCTTAGTCGCACGCACGCTGACACTCCATCATCAGGTGATGGAGGAAGAACGCGCACTCCTGCAACAAGAGTTACAACAACGTCTACAACTGAGCGGAGCCCTCGAACCGGTATTGGCAGAAAATGAAAACGCAGCAGGACGTCTATGGGACCTCAGTCGCTCGACGCCTCAACATGGCGACTATCAGCTACTGGTGCAGTATGGCGACTTCCTGGCTGGCCAACCTGATTTGCAACAATTAGCCGAACGTCTAGGACGTAGCCGCGCTGCCGAAGCGAAAGAGGAGGCCGACACTCAGCAAGAGATTCGTCATGTCTTATTACGTGAGCCCTCCGTGATGCCGGAGGAGGTCAGTGGTATTCACCAGAGCGACGAGATCCTACGCCTCATGCCGAGCGAACTCTCGATTCTGGGATTGAGTGAGTTGGAGTATGAATTCTACCGCCGCTTACTGGAAAAGCGGCTGATGACCTATCGCCTGCAGGGGGATGCCTGGCGTGAACAGCCGGTACAACGCCTGATCGCTTACCATCACCACCAACAGCAACCTAAGGGGCCTTTTATCGTCTGCGTCGACACCTCGGGCTCGATGGGTGGCTTCCATGAACAGTGCGCTAAAGCCTTTTGCCTGGCGTTGATGCGTATCGCTCTGGCCGATAATCGTCGCTGTTACATCATGTTATTTTCCAGCGACATCGTACAACACGAACTCACCGCCGATGATGGCATCGATCAGGCGATCCGCTTCCTCAGCCAACGCTTTAGGGGGGGGACCGATCTGGCTCGTTGCCTGGCACAGACCAGCACGTTATTACAACAACCGGCCTGGCAGCAGGCGGATGCGGTGGTCATTTCTGACTTTATCGCCCAACGTCTCCCTGAAGAGACGCAGCGAGAAATAAAACAGCTGCAAAAACAGAATGGCCACTGCTTTCACGCAGTGGCCATGTCGCCACATGGCAAGCCCAGCATAATGAAAGTCTTTGATTATATTTGGCGCTTTGATAGCGGTATTAAGGGGCGCCTGCTGCGTCGCTGGCGCCGTTAGTGTCAGGACAGTTAGAGGATCGCCGGCACTTGCTGGCGAATCGCCGGCGGCCACACACCACACTGCACCTGACCGATATGCTGTTGTTGCAGCAATAACATCACTAAACGGGATTGGCCGATACCACCGCCGATAGTCTGCGGCATCTCACCACGCAGCAACGACTGATGCCACTCCAGTGCCATGCGGTCCTCATCATCGGTGAGCGCCAGTTGACGCTTTAACGCCTGCGCATCCACACGGATCCCCATTGAAGACAGTTCAAAGGCATCCTCCAATACCGGGTTCCACACCAGAATATCGCCGTTCAGCCCCCCCAGTCCCTCAGAACCGAGCGATGTCCAATCATCATAGTCCGGCGCTCGCACATCATGTGCTTGGCCGTTCGACAGGCACCCACCGATCCCCATCAGGAACACGGCACCCAATTCACGTGTAATGGCGCGCTCACGCTCTTTAGCATCCAGATCAGGGTAACGACGCAGTAGCATCTCACTGTGAATAAAGTGGATCTCCGCCGGTAAGAAGGGCGTTAAGCCATAGCGTTCACAGACCTCTTGTTCCGTCGTCTTCATCGCCGCATAGATCTGACGAACGGTGTCCTGCAGATACGCCGGAGTACGCTCTCCATCGCCCATCACTCGCTCCCAGTCCCACTGATCCACATAGACCGAATGAATGGCTGATAGACGATCTTCATCCGGGCGTAGGGCCTTCATATGGGTATACAACCCTTCCCCCGGGGCAAAATCATAGGTTCCGAGCGTCTTACGCTTCCACTTCGCCAATGAATGAACCACTTCAAAGGTATCCTGCGGTAGGTTTTTAACCTTTACCTGGACCGCTTTCTCATGACCTGACAGGTTATCTTGAGTACCATCGCCCAAACGGCTCAGGATAGGCGCTTGGACCTCGATTAAGCCAAGTCGCTGCTCCAACTGACGAGAGAAATGCTGCTTTACAAAGCTGATCTGTTGTTGTTTTTCAATATAGTATTTTTTCATGACTGTACTCACCACCTGTCTGTCCTGTTGCTATAGATTAAGCAACAGAAGTGGCATTGAATTCAATAATCAACAACAAATATCGCCAGTTAGGTTTTAATCGTTCATTATATCGCATCAAAAATTATTAATTATTCAAAAACCGAGGATAAAAATGGCAGAAATTTATCCGATCGATAATCTCGATCGCGGCATCCTTAACGCATTGATGAAGAATGCCCGTACGCCCTACGCCGAATTGGCTAAAAACTTTAACGTCAGCCCAGGAACGATCCATGTACGCGTAGAAAAGATGAAGCAAGCCGGCGTGATCAGCGGTGCCTGCGTACAAGTCAGTCCGAAAATGTTGGGCTACGACGTCTGCTGTTTTATCGGCATCATCTTAAAAAGTGCTAAAGACTATCCCTCAGCCTTAGCCCGTCTGGAGAGCCTAGATGAGGTAGTTGAGGCTTACTACACCACCGGTCACTACAGTATTTTCATCAAGGTGATGACTAAGTCCATCGAGGCGCTGCAGCATGTACTTATCAACAAGATCCAGACTATCGATGAGATCCAGTCGACGGAGACCCTAATCTCGCTACAAAACCCGATCATGCGGGACATTAAGCCCTGAAGGCGAAGAAACGATCCCTTTTCATTCCCATATTATCCACAGCTAGATCCCAGCAAATTCGCAGCGTACAATAGCGCCTCCGAATCACAGGCTGGGATCATCATGGCACACATCACCGTAATCAGCGGCAGTACTCTGGGTAATGCCGAATATGTCGCAGAACATCTAGCCGATAAGCTGCTTGCACAAGGGCATGAGGTGCAGGTACTGCACGGTCCCGAGCTTGATGAAGTGCCACAACAAGGGATTTGGCTGGTGGTGACCTCAACGCATGGCGCAGGTGAACTCCCCGACAACTTACAGCCCTTGTTTGAGCAGATTGAAACTCAACAGCCGGATCTCACCGGGATCCATTTCGGCGCAGTGGGGATCGGTAGTAGTGAATACGACACCTTCTGCGGAGGGATCGCTATTGTCGATCGCATTTTGATCGCATTCGGTGCCCAACGGATCGGTGAAGTGATCAAGATCGACATCAAGCAGCACGATGTTCCCGAGGATCCAGCAGAAGAATGGCTTGCCGAGTGGGAAAAACTTATTCATTAAGTCTGTTTTTTGTCCACTTAGTCTGTGTATAAGTCTTGTTATAAGCAGTAAGAAACAGGTAGTTATCCCAATAACAACCGCTAGCCATTTTTTGTCCTGTGCATAACAACCAATAAAGATCCCAGCTTTTACGGTCTGGGATCACCGATCTTCCACAGTAAATGATCCTGCGTAGTCACTTGATCCTTATTGAGAAAAACGTGTTATCCACAAAGGATCACGATCCTAATAGAAGATCTAATAAAGAGATCTTTAAATAAAAAAGATCTTTTAAATACTGGGCGAAGGATCCACGATCCTCTTCGGTTGGACCTACGCCTAAACTTGAGTAGAATCCCCACCCCTAGGCAAATAACGATCGTTGACAGCCTTTCGGTTAGCGCGAGGTGCAGTACCATGTTTTACCCCGATCCCTTTGATGTCATCATTATCGGCGGCGGCCATGCCGGTACCGAAGCGGCCATGGCTTCAGCCCGAATGGGCCGCCAGGCCCTACTGTTAACTCACAATATCGACACGCTTGGCCATATGTCATGTAATCCGGCTATCGGCGGCATCGGTAAGGGACACTTAGTTAAAGAGGTCGATGCCCTGGGTGGATTAATGGCTCAGGCGATCGACAAAGGCGGGATCCAATTCCGGATCCTCAACGGCAGCAAGGGCCCCGCGGTGCGGGCGACACGTGCGCAAGCGGATCGTGTGTTGTACCGCCAAGCGGTTCGTATGGCATTGGAAAACCAGCCTAATCTGATGATCTTCCAACAGGCCGTCGAGGATCTGATCGTCGAAAACGATCGTGTCGTTGGCGCGATCACTCAGATGGGACTAAAGTTCCGGGCGAAAGCGGTCGTATTGACGG contains the following coding sequences:
- the viaA gene encoding ATPase RavA stimulator ViaA codes for the protein MPSLEAVEAFLVMNESELLQDFLVGLIAAPQLAAFFEKHPRLRQLIDREWPGWQRRLRKRISETNVPDDLAQEFTLYQHQLLLGNGEFFRNLPTTLTWLTNQDSPFNHEARQLCPQGNFPHSDSFHALFLQRWRLSLVARTLTLHHQVMEEERALLQQELQQRLQLSGALEPVLAENENAAGRLWDLSRSTPQHGDYQLLVQYGDFLAGQPDLQQLAERLGRSRAAEAKEEADTQQEIRHVLLREPSVMPEEVSGIHQSDEILRLMPSELSILGLSELEYEFYRRLLEKRLMTYRLQGDAWREQPVQRLIAYHHHQQQPKGPFIVCVDTSGSMGGFHEQCAKAFCLALMRIALADNRRCYIMLFSSDIVQHELTADDGIDQAIRFLSQRFRGGTDLARCLAQTSTLLQQPAWQQADAVVISDFIAQRLPEETQREIKQLQKQNGHCFHAVAMSPHGKPSIMKVFDYIWRFDSGIKGRLLRRWRR
- the asnC gene encoding transcriptional regulator AsnC — encoded protein: MAEIYPIDNLDRGILNALMKNARTPYAELAKNFNVSPGTIHVRVEKMKQAGVISGACVQVSPKMLGYDVCCFIGIILKSAKDYPSALARLESLDEVVEAYYTTGHYSIFIKVMTKSIEALQHVLINKIQTIDEIQSTETLISLQNPIMRDIKP
- the mioC gene encoding FMN-binding protein MioC — translated: MAHITVISGSTLGNAEYVAEHLADKLLAQGHEVQVLHGPELDEVPQQGIWLVVTSTHGAGELPDNLQPLFEQIETQQPDLTGIHFGAVGIGSSEYDTFCGGIAIVDRILIAFGAQRIGEVIKIDIKQHDVPEDPAEEWLAEWEKLIH
- the asnA gene encoding aspartate--ammonia ligase produces the protein MKKYYIEKQQQISFVKQHFSRQLEQRLGLIEVQAPILSRLGDGTQDNLSGHEKAVQVKVKNLPQDTFEVVHSLAKWKRKTLGTYDFAPGEGLYTHMKALRPDEDRLSAIHSVYVDQWDWERVMGDGERTPAYLQDTVRQIYAAMKTTEQEVCERYGLTPFLPAEIHFIHSEMLLRRYPDLDAKERERAITRELGAVFLMGIGGCLSNGQAHDVRAPDYDDWTSLGSEGLGGLNGDILVWNPVLEDAFELSSMGIRVDAQALKRQLALTDDEDRMALEWHQSLLRGEMPQTIGGGIGQSRLVMLLLQQQHIGQVQCGVWPPAIRQQVPAIL